A window of Watersipora subatra chromosome 10, tzWatSuba1.1, whole genome shotgun sequence genomic DNA:
CTAATATTACTTTAGAAAACAATATCATTGTGCaaatgtcacatatttatgagtCTGGAAAAGCCAccattttatcaaaaaagtcTATAAAAAAGATACAATATGATGTGTCTATTATAAACCTGTTGTACAAGATCTACTGCTCCAGTAATAATTGCAAATCCTAAAGATGATCTCGATGTGCATCCTTTAGCATCTGCTACcactttaaaaaataaaaagtaattccTGTAAATCTTTCTACGAAGTCTAACTTGTGATCAGAAATTCTTCTAGCAACTTTACAATTAGCAAAGTTAACTTATCTTCACATACAAATCTCTGTACAAAGTATATTTTTGGCCAGAATTGTAATGGCTGCTGTGAATAAATTTAGAagcaataaaagtttttaagaTTTGAATATCAAGCTGTCACTGCAGACAGAATTATGTATGTTGTAAAAAATCTTTAGCGTTCCCCTGCTCGGGATCCACTTAGAAAAAGTTATGAGTTCCTTTAACGTTCACTAATTTGGTTATTACTCAAACATCATTTGCTTAATCTTTATGAACcttttataaacaaaatgatACTGATAATTATTGAATTACATCAATATGTACTGAATTCTTTTACTTTCGTTGTGGTTGGTGTGGTTTTAGTGATGAGTGAACCAGAGAGGAACAATCCTTTGAAGTTCCCTTTAATTCTATGTCAGTAAGGTCTAAATGAGACCCACTGTCATCAGACTTATCCATAAAGTTGTTTAAAACTAGacctacaaaattaaaaatgtttaggTGGATAATTAGAATACTTTTCAGGAGCAGTGTATGCTGTACTAGCATTGAGAAACGCTTTTTTTTACCAAGTGTCGTGTTGAAACTCCAAAgtattttgttttttagttgCTTCAAAAGTAGCACAATCACGATCATTGGTACATGTAATTCTATCACTACAATAAGCTTCATTTAAATTAGTTGGTTGTTTGGTGCAGCCTAAAACTTTGACATACATCTATATGAAAAACTGTTTCACAGAAGGTTGCGCTTGTGAAATTAATGTCACTCTGCCAGGGGTGGACACAAAAggtaaaaagcaaaaaatttgtTCCATCATTAAATGGTTAATGTCAATATTAAATTGTATCAGCTATCAGCTAGAGGTGGTGGAACTATGAGAGCTACATGCGGAAAAGCCACGATTATGCAgcagaaataataacaatataacataattctacaataaatctgctaattaTACGCTATGTAAGCTTTCCTCTTATTACTTAGTTACTCTTCAATTACTTAAAAGGATACTTTCATGCCTCTTATATAAGCACTCATAAGAATTCTATCAGCACTAATAAAATATCAtattttgtgacattttatcaatcaaagaatagatattttttctGTTGGTTTCATCTCTTTAACAAAACTCAATCCATGATGCATTTCAGTTTTCCATATCCCTTACCTATAACATTGAAAAGACATCGAACTACCCGAGAGCCATTCTCTATCCTATGACAGTCATCTCCTGTGATGTTAGGAAGCTCAGGGGATTCTTCTGGTTTTGGCCACTCTGATTCTAGTGCTGACGGATCAGCTAGGTAATACTGATTTCCATAAACTAATTTGTAGTCTCTCCATCTACAGCAGAAAACTTTGTAAATGATTCGTCGTTACCCTTTCCTTTACAAGCAGCTAAACCACTTGAATACAACAGGCAGTGAATGCatatttcaaatatgtatgtatgggtacagataaatatattcaacaaccAACTGTACAATATGAAACTTTCAGATGCTCTGTTTGACCGAGCTCATCCGCACTGTGGTTACATGTATCTTTACAATAAGCTCTGCCCCTTGACCCTCAACCGATTCATTAGTATTGGCTACCTTTTGGAAACGGCTGATGAAGTACTCTACATCTTCCTAGCCAGAGTACTGAGATGACTTTAACTGGTGAGCTGGAGCTAGGGCCTTGGGCAACATTATTCTCTCTAGTACCTTGGCAAAATTATCTGTACCCTTGTCAGTGCTCTGAACACATTTGATGGCCATACCCTTACAAAAAGGACCCTTCGAATCTTCGGAGGCCGGCTGCCACATTCAAGGCAGTTAAGGTCCCCTAGTTCAGAGCGTATCTTGAATCGGAGTGTTCATTCAATTGGTTTCTGTCTTTACTACTCCTTGGGTAGCCTGGGTTAGTACATCTAGGGGTTCACCGGTTTTTGTTAGATTATGGATCTAAGATCACAATGCTGCTATCGGTGTAAAGGATCTGTTGCGACCCTTCGTTTTGCTCTAAAGGCAACCAAACCAGTTGATTACAGCAGACAATGAATAGAGTTTAGAAATGCATATATATGGGCTCAGCTAAATGTATGTAAGAATCAACTGCACGGGATGAGACTTCTCAGTGCTCTGCTTGATTGGGCTCATCTCACTctgtttatacatatacatgtatttaaaattaaaataagcttTGTCCAGAGATCACAGAGATCGATTTAGTAGCAGGTTGGGCCTCCTCGGCCAAGTCAGTAGCCGACTCTGTCAACCGATCGGTTATTGCATTTTTGGTTAGGCTGGAGGCCGGCTCtgtcttttcttttatttctgAGATCAGAGAGACGAGCGTGCATTCACTCCCATCTCTGAGAGGCCGAGCCAGTTTTCTAGGCTTTTCTCAGCAGCTTGACAGTGCGGGTATCTTTTGGTTCTAGGTTTTAGTATCTCTTGTTACCATACATTGCATAATTCTACTGCTGGTGCAGGAGGGTGTGTGGTGAGATTCATTCACTCACCAAACACTCTACACATGCCATCAATGTAGTGAACAAGCAACCGACTAACAAAATTTGCAAACTCTACTTTATGTCATACAAAGTGTTTGCTTTTTATAGAAGATTTACTTTTTAGTTAACAACTCCCAATGAAGAAGGGAAAATATTATTTACACTACATTTAGCCATGCTAAATATTCACTATTATAATGAAAAAActgctaaaaattttaaataacaaaattttccTGAAATAAATCCACAAATCATATAACTGTGAGAAGAATCTGATTACAATAGAGTTTAGCCTACCTGTAAGCAGCGTCTTCTGTGGTGCAGTCTGGAGGATTTATGAAACGGTTTGTGGCATCAGTGAGAGCTACTAAGATTTCCTCCCTTCTGTTGTACTTTCTGTTTAGCGGACAGTCATAGGTTGATCCTAAGTTGGCCAGCTGAGACACTCCATCTATCCCTAGTAAGATAGATTGATTTTTTACATTGTTGGTCCCCAAAGGAACAAAACCAGATTGTTTCACAAATTTCAGTTGTAGCCTTTGGTCAGGCAGAAATGTTCAAAAGTGATTGCACTGATACAAAATTTATACAGCTGAACTTGCACTAAAATCATTAATTAAATTTCTTAATATTATGTTATGACTTGTCtacataaaaactttaaaaatcgtttaaacttcaaactagAAACTTTTTCTTTACCAATAGTTGGTTGCAAAATGCTAAATACATCAGATGTCTGCATTCTTCACCTGGAATTTCAAAGCTACTCATTTTTCTTCCTGGTTTAGCTAGTTGAATAAATGTAGGAAACCAATCGGTGAcatgcataagaaagtctcttTCAGTTCCTCTGGTCCTTGAATGTAGTCGGGGATCATAGTATACTGCGGGTACACGCACTCCTCCCTCCATGAATGTAAATTTACCATTTCTGAGAGGGTAGTTGTTAGCGTAATAGTCATACAAAGGAGATTTTCTAGTTAGAGAAGCTCCACCAttctaaaataaagttttaactGTCTAAAATACAGCTCAAAGTTTATGAACATCTGTAAAGCAAACGAACCAAACAAGCATAAACAAATGCTAATGCTGTGCCTGATTTTATGATGAATttgtttttgacattttatCATACATGCTTTTTTAGGGTGCACACTTGAAATTTAATATACCTTTAAGAAAACAATGTTCAAACGCTTTCTATCTTATTATTCTatcatctttttatttttatagttaGCAGTTTTTGTTTAGAGTTGTGTGCCCTTGTGAACAATATTCATGCATGAGCAAACAATTCTTCAGTTTAATATATTTCTATGAATTGTAGTCATGTATAAAAATGTGTCATATTCAATTCTTTATTTCATAACTTGGGCACTTTTAGCTTTGTCAAATATAACATAGCagcaataaaaggctaaaatgAATGGTGACAGCTTTCTCTATCATAGACATATGCTATATGGTTCAATTTGTAGCATATATGCTGATAGCGAAGTGTCTCAGAGGCTACTCTGTTTACATACACTCTATGTCTATTCTACGTAAAAACTTAGTTTAAAGATTGCTCAAGTTCTTACAAATTCAAACTTGTAAACCTCGGAGTTGCTCACTCTTAGTTAAGACTGAACAAAATTTCCTGTGGACACTTACGTCTgaggagaaaataataattgtgtTCTGGTCCATCTCAgtttctttcaaaacttttatagtttcacCCAGCAAGTCATCAAAAGCAGACACCAGTCCTACATGCAACAAAAGCAAGTAGTTAGTAATTAATAAAAGCCAAAAACAGTTGATGTGGTAAGTAgagtaaaagtttttttttacatcTGGTTCTAGATAGATGGAAAATTTTAACTATTTCACACACTTAAAgtcaataattatttatatgaaATGAAATAATACTGAAACGACAAATTAGCTATTAAGTGCAACAAACCTTGTTTGGTATTTAGCATTCTTATGTAGATTTATTTGCATACttattaattttaaagtttattcttgctttatttaattgttttattttttaatatattttttaaccatttaagAAATGATTTATTTGAGTGATTGTTTTTGTAGTTACTAATTTAAAgaacaaattataaaataataataataattgttatattaATCAGTAATGTTATACTAACCCAAGTATCTCCGTCTCTTGTTGGTCTCTGTATTTTCTGCATCCAAGAAGTCATGAACATCAAACATCTCTTTCGTTGACTACAAAAATTGTAATATAGACATGAATGAGATAATTTTTAACGTGTTTTTCATCCTTAGTTGTTAATCTGAATAAAGTGAGCTCTAGCAAAATTGGAAAATAATGCCAAGGTAACCATTGTAGATCATAttcaaagtaataaaaaaagttaaaatgacTTGCATACAGTAATGATTGCTAGTTTACTAGGATGCTAGTCTAAAAGTAGCAGTAGGAGGATCTAAATTAAATTACAGGCAGACTTATTTTTAAAGAATTCAACTGTAAGTAGATTTCTAAtcaaagtaataaaatttttgatCAACGCCACAAAATCATTTGAACTTTGTTTAAAAAGACCTACCGCTGTtgaatagccaataaaagtttaCATCTGGTTTTCAGCAATTACATTCTACTTAATTACTTCTGCAGAGTGCCAGTTTTATTTGTTAGTGCCATTTTCTTATCGCTACTACTAAATTTTTTACAAGTAATTTTCACTCAAGATGAACAgtttcatattttctttgtCTTTTGCTATATGGTTTTTATCCACAAACGTAGAAAAAAACCTCTTTACTTATAATAAGCTACTAGAATAAACAATTGTATCAAATTTCAGCTTTCAATAAGGCtttgcaaaaaatttgaaagcaaatGTAAAGTTTTGAGTACTTAACTAAACGTTGGGATGTTTTATGTTGCTCACCTGAAAAGGAGCATGTGGAGCAGTCGGTGATATCCACATGAAGAGAGGTTTGGGTTTGTCTTTGTGACCCGATATCATCTCTCTAAGATCTTGCATTTCTAAAAGCTAAATAGCTATACAAATTACTAGTtttgttaataataaaataacaaaaagtaaTAATATAGTCGCATTAATATTTGGTGTCTTTTGGGAAAAACCATTACATTATAAAGACATTCTGGTAGAGACCAATATAATCTGGatattattgttgttagctTGACTCATCTTTATGAATAACCTACAACCTTGTTATGATCTGCGTAAGTACATGATGTTGAATGAACAGTATAATTGATCTTAGTGATATTAGGCATAAAAGATTTTAGTTGTACTTGCATCAAgactaataaaaaatacagttcaCAATGCTTGTTTGTATTACACTAGCAAGAATGTTCATTTTCTTAAAGAATTAGCACAAAAATACTGAAATTGTTTTACTTTTAGTTGAATTAGTTGATACACAATCTATGCAGAATTTGACACCATCAGCTTGTTCAAAGAACACCTGTAAAACAAATCATTGTACAAAGTATTTGtaattttatcacaaaattgTACCTCGCTGTCGATTTTGTCTATTCTCTGTGTCTATGTCACATATCAGCTTTTTAGGggatttttcaaacttttgaaC
This region includes:
- the LOC137406254 gene encoding N-acetylgalactosamine-6-sulfatase-like, translating into MADDMGWNDVGFHNPKVKTPNIDELRLKGITLNQLYMQPVCSASRSALVTGKYPSNNGLQFQVVSRESQTCLPLEHKTIFEHMKEEGYATKYIGKWHLGYCNRSCMPTNRGVDEFRGIYTGSADYFNWTEYTVLQRRVDDEPSAENIGTHLTSTKEMFDVHDFLDAENTETNKRRRYLGLVSAFDDLLGETIKVLKETEMDQNTIIIFSSDNGGASLTRKSPLYDYYANNYPLRNGKFTFMEGGVRVPAVYYDPRLHSRTRGTERDFLMHVTDWFPTFIQLAKPGRKMSSFEIPGIDGVSQLANLGSTYDCPLNRKYNRREEILVALTDATNRFINPPDCTTEDAAYRDGSECTLVSLISEIKEKTEPASSLTKNAITDRLTESATDLAEEAQPATKSISPASEDSKGPFCKGMAIKCVQSTDKGTDNFAKVLERIMLPKALAPAHQLKSSQWRDYKLVYGNQYYLADPSALESEWPKPEESPELPNITGDDCHRIENGSRVVRCLFNVIDDPNETKNIYDDEPAIVSMLIRKIEAARRVSVKAVYHPPLGPTNFTTQQFGPYLIPRDDYCTPSIHFPLEPADPKCYQ